The Triticum urartu cultivar G1812 chromosome 6, Tu2.1, whole genome shotgun sequence genome includes the window TCCGTCGGTCCGCCCAGCTGTCAGCGTGATCTTgggtatatataaaaaataaacTTGCTTAAGAAATAgggtttggtttggtttggcaGCGTTTGTTCAGTTGTTTCAGTTGATAGCGTTAGGTTTAGCCTGACAGCGTTTCTTCGGTCGCTTCCTCTTTTTCTTTCCCATCATCAAACCACCATCAAGTTGATCACGATAGCTAGCTGTACATCCAATGACAACCAGAAAAAACGACATGAAACCacatttttttttttgaaactggtCACGAAACCACATGGAATGTAAGGCATCCCGACCCGAAATCCGCACACTCGATGATCTCCAACTTCAGAAGATAATTCATTTGCAGTTTACTGACTAGAAAGGTTTCACAGAACCAATATTCATCAAGGAACCTCAACCGCGGAAAAAAGTTAATCAAGGGACTTGGCATGTGTACAAGTTGAAAAAGGGTCCAAAAAGTCTGCAACTGAGTCGAACTGAACGAAACAAACCTTTTGGACGACGAGACGAGCGAGTGTTTGAACAAGGATAACTACACAAGCAAGCTCAAACTTTATTCCGCTAATTATGGTACATAAAAATGTTACAACCAGGCACCAGCACCAGCACAGGAGTGCTCTTTCAGAGTGGCAAGACTAAAAATACAGACCTCGTGGAATCGCAGAAAATGGCATCCAAAGCCAATACAGGAAGGCCGGATAATGCCATAATATATAGACTGCTAGCAAGCAACATGAACGGCTCTGATCCTGCTTACTTCTTGGAAGGAATAAGGTAGTTGAGGAAGGGTTCTGCCTTCGGGGCAATAGACTTCACATCATCAAAAGAGGCCATTTCAAAATCCTCATACTCAAAGCCGGGGGCACAAGTGCAGCCAACAAGGGAGTAGTGCTTCTCGGGATCTCGCTTCCGAGAGTTGACCAGATGGCTGCCATCGGATGCAAACGACTCAACATCCAACGTTGGGAAAGATCCAAACCACACATTTGGTGGCACGGTGTACTGGGGGCGCTGCCCAGCGTCTAGGTGCGGACCAATTACGGTGAGGTCAATGTGGCCATCGTCGTGTAGCTCGAAGACCTAATCAAACAGAGAATAGCAGTATTAGCTATATTCAAAATGGCAATCTCACTGCCCATATAAAGGCAAGCGTGCAACTGTCACCAACCGTGAGAGGCTCTCCCTTGTAGAAATGCCAGGTTTCAGCACAAGGAATACGATGCAGATGTGAAACACTCCCTGCAGGAAGCAAGAAATAGATAGCAGTGCTCACAGCACGGCCGACCTTGTCTGCAGCATACATAAAGACGGTATTAGAGGTATTTCAATGGCAGCTTGACGATATGTTCACCTGCCCTCCACTTCTAGGATGTACTCCATACAGCACTCCAGACTAAAACAGAGGGAGAGCACAACAGTCATTTAAACAAGACCTTCTGGTAAACATTTCCAATCAAGAAGCATCAATAGGTTTCCCGTTTAACTATCAGAACAGTATAAGGTAGACAGACATCAACAGGTACAAATCCAAACCTGGAGTTACCAAATTAGCAGAAAGATAAATAGTTCACACTAAATTTGCCTTTTGTGGAGCATATTAAAAAGGAGCGAGTTCCTATCAAGAATGTTTGCAGTAACTGTAACTGTTCTGGCAGCGATAACAGCGTGTACTATTTTTGTTAGAAGAATCAACTATCCTTGTGCAGCCATCCTGCGACATCTTATGACATCCATTTACAGGTTCCGGTAGGCAGTAGAAGCAGAGCAAGTACAGTAATGCAATCTTCCTAAAAGCAATCATGCCTGATGTATGTAACAACAGTAGCATAGCAAAATGTATTTCATGCCTGATGTATGTAATAGCAGTAGCACAAAGTTATACTGTACTAACTAGTGCTATATCTAAGACATCATGATACGCCCAGGCCCCAATCCCCTGGCTAACACCCCTGGTTTCTGCGCACTCGATGATGCAGACACAGTGGTGGGTTTTACTATCTGAATTCCCACTTGCCAGAATATGGTACTCTACCATCTAAGGTCTCCAAGGTGTCTTCTGCACACGCTAAGGCGAAGAACAAGCAGAGACCCCGATTGAACTGGGCCCAATCCAATCGGCGCATCGCACCGCACACTGCTGCACCTTATGTTTCATCTTTCTGAGCAGAAATACTCCGTACTAACCATCCCACTCCATCCGTGGAGACTGGAGAGAGCGATCAGATCAGATGAAACAGACGAGAAATGGGCGGGCGTACACTGCGGCGGGAGCTGGGCGGTGGTGAGGGAGACGGAGGAGTCGCGGAAGGTCTCGGCGTAGAAGCCGCCCTCCGGGTGCGGCTTCAGATCCAGCAGCGCCGCTACCTCCGTGGCCGTCATCTCGCAGGAGCCCATCTCTGTCGCTGTCCGCTTCGAGGTCCCTGGCTTTCTGGTGGCGAGGTAATCTAGGGTCGTTGAGCGGAGCCGGAGCCGCCGGTGATTGATTGGGCTGTTTGTTTTATCCGGCTGGAACGTGGGGGGTGCGCCGGGGAGCGGCTGCGGGGGTTGGTGGTGGTCAAGGTCTCCCCTCCCCTGTGCCGGTCAGCCGATTTGGATACTCTACGTGCTGAACCGGCTGCTCCTTGTTTTCTTCGCAATGCTAATTGGCGAACGTTCGCTGACTTCCAGCGAGCGCCCTCACAGCCGTTTGCTCGAGATCAGCCTAAAAAAGTTGTCACCCCCTATAACTAAAATTGCCATGAAAATCGTTCGTAAATGGCATCCTCCTTAGCAAACGTTCACTAGCTAACAGGTTTTTATAAAGCCTTATTTGTGTTGTTGGGCGCCTGCTAACTCAACATAGCATTCCCTTCTTACTATTAAACTTAGGACTTTGGTCGAGCTTTTCGGGGTGGCACGGTAGGTCCAAAGCATGACACGATGTGGAGTAAAACTGGTCGTGCTTGGATCGGGCCTGCCTAGTTGGATCCAAAATCTTCAAGTGAATTGCAAAAAACCACCACATTGAAGCCTAGGGTTGCAGAAAAGACTCTTCTACGTTTTTGTGCCAGAAAAACTGATTTCGCGCCTAATCATTTGCAGAAAACACCTAACCGTCTGTTTGGACAGTTTAACCTCTATTATGACAGGCGGGGCTCGATTTTGAGGATGTGGCGTGACGCCCACGAGCTCACGCCGTCTGACGGTGCTATAGTGGCAACGGACGCGCCGTCTCGGTAAAAACAGCACGAGTCTCTTATCCACTTCATTCTCCCCTTTTCACCACTCTACTCTCCTCTGTCTCTCTTTCTCCCCGTGCTCCATGGCGACGACGAGCCCTGACGACGGCGGGGGAGTGGATGCCTCCGGCGGGGGAGTGGATGGAGGCTGCAGCGGAGGGTTGCTTCCCGGCGGCGAATCGATCGAAGTGGAGGAGGTGTGCGGCAGCTCAAACCCTAGTCGGGCCCCGAAGAGGAGAGTGTCGTCGCCGTCGCTTGAGTACCGCGCCGCCGGCGCTCTTGCCCGTGCTGTGCAAGCTACTCCGACGGGTAGCCATCAATGGGCTTCTGCATTTGGTGGCGTTGAGTAAGTTCTCCCCCTCTTTTACTGTGGATTCTAGGGTTAGGGTTCAATTTCTCATTGTTCAATAGTTAGGCTTCGATTTGAATGAACTGTAGGCCATTATTGTTTGTAGTCTAACCTTTGATATGTATCCTATCAGTTAGATGAATTTGGTTCAGTGTATGAAGTTAACTGAATTTTCTCAGTGTACAAAAGGTTTTCAGTTGACTGAATATTGTTTAGTGTCAACAGTTAACTGAATATGCACTGTTTATAGTGTATAGTGTAGTCAGTTAACTGAATTTTCTCATTTGTAATATTTAACTGAATATGCACTGAATAGTTAACTAAATTTTCTCATTTGTAATATTTCAGTTAACTGAATATGCACCGTATATAGTGTAGTCAGTCCATTGAAACTGTATGTATGAACTTAACTGAATTTTTTTAGTGTTCAAAAGATTTCAATTAACTGAATATGTATCAGTTTCACCTAGTAATTTGTAATATT containing:
- the LOC125514491 gene encoding uncharacterized protein LOC125514491; its protein translation is MGSCEMTATEVAALLDLKPHPEGGFYAETFRDSSVSLTTAQLPPQYKVGRAVSTAIYFLLPAGSVSHLHRIPCAETWHFYKGEPLTVFELHDDGHIDLTVIGPHLDAGQRPQYTVPPNVWFGSFPTLDVESFASDGSHLVNSRKRDPEKHYSLVGCTCAPGFEYEDFEMASFDDVKSIAPKAEPFLNYLIPSKK